Proteins encoded in a region of the Coffea eugenioides isolate CCC68of chromosome 4, Ceug_1.0, whole genome shotgun sequence genome:
- the LOC113768126 gene encoding putative exosome complex component rrp40 — protein sequence MESKPSSSPPNFIDQQVVPGDVVLDLSTMTNQTIKLGSGLRQDGDAISAIKAGVLRFAKPNKYWVESSQKRYVPCAGDTVLGIVVDSRSDNFLVDIKGPTLAFLPVLAFEGGTRRNIPKFEVGTLLYVRVVKANVGMNPELSCMDASGKAAEFGRLKDGYMFESSTGLSRMLLSSPTCPVLEAFGKNLSFEIAVGLNGRVWVNAESPANLILVANAIMKSESLSAVQQKILVERLLKRVQ from the exons ATGGAATCTAAACCCTCAAGTTCGCCGCCAAATTTCATCGATCAGCAAGTG GTTCCTGGAGATGTGGTTTTGGATCTTTCAACAATGACTAATCAAACAATTAAGCTCGGCAGCGGCCTCCGTCAG GATGGTGATGCTATATCAGCCATAAAAGCGGGAGTGCTCAGGTTTGCAAAGCCAAATAAGTATTGGGTTGAAAGCTCTCAGAAAAGG TATGTACCTTGCGCTGGAGATACAGTTCTTGGGATTGTGGTAGATTCTAGATCAGAT AACTTTCTTGTGGACATTAAAGGACCAACTTTGGCATTTTTGCCTGTACTTGCATTTGAAGGTGGAACAAGGAGGAACATACCAAAATTTGAg GTTGGTACTCTACTTTATGTCCGTGTTGTCAAGGCAAATGTTGGGATGAACCCTGAGCTTTCATGCATGGATG CTAGTGGAAAGGCTGCTGAATTTGGCCGTCTCAAAGATGGTTATATGTTTGAATCATCAACTGGCTTATCAAGAAT GCTGCTCAGTTCTCCAACATGTCCTGTGCTAGAGGCTTTTGGGAAAAACCTCTCCTTTGAGATAGCAGTTGGTTTAAATGGCCGTGTTTGG GTAAATGCTGAGTCTCCAGCAAATTTAATTCTTGTTGCAAATGCAATTATGAAATCCGAGTCATTGAGTGCAGTGCAGCAGAAAATTCTGGTTGAGAGACTGCTGAAGAGAGTCCAGTGA
- the LOC113769091 gene encoding probable disease resistance protein RF9, which yields MADPVISFVIERTGDLLIQKIVFLKGVRRQVKRLQNDLVRMRCFLIDADQRKDEDARIRNWVSEIRAAAYDAEDIIEIFANKVEFFTKDKGLVTKLTYYPLKIMNLNKVGKEIESLRMRLKEIAESRQEFGIKNLGEGMTTHGEELQRIRRSSRLSEDKDIVGFEEITKSLVEELLKEDENRRVVSIIGMGGAGKTTLAKKVYNHAGVRGTFNCRAWVCVSSSYNHKERLRTIIKQLNPITNELLDMLEKMDEQDLEERLYKDLQDKCYLVVLDDVWEAEAWDCLARAFPDVCTSSRVLLTSRNRDVAQHADAYRHPYELKTLGQEDSWQLFLKKALGHGANAGCPPDLEEVGREIVRRCAGLPLAITVIAGLLGKKKLKSEWDKILNNFGTNLSRGQSGVSAILDLSYADLPPNLKFCFLYLGLFPEDSVISVRKLIHLWVAEGIMQKRDAKNLEEIAAYDDVERLCSRNMVQVAEMTVDERIKSCRVHDLLRELAIRKAEDENFFQIHDTKDNEISAKSRYLAVHVLPLDENYLGSSTPPLRSLLFFNIRRYGKGISFSSKSFRKLRILDFENIGMGYNLPKGIGEVRLLRYLNLRGTFITRLPHSVGCLRYLQTLDIRTKLRGVKVSNFIWKLESLRHLYAYDIECDVPLKIEGLRNLQTLSGIRFDDIMHNNNMITLTSLQKLGIVVDRRSEIDKLCLHLSEVGNLKTLHLRCNPEGQWPSLVGLSELHRVTELKLHGVGFTMLPPDFPPNLSHLSLEDIIMGDQMSLLEKLGQLSFLKIRAAFVGEKLVISRHGFHQLKFLELNSPHGLEEIKVEKGALPQLHCLRIRNCSELRKLPEALKHISTLDKLELVDMPEDFISRLDADMVSSVPNLRIFDLPKEGRR from the coding sequence ATGGCTGACCCTGTTATCTCTTTTGTAATTGAGAGAACTGGCGATCTGCTGATTCAAAAAATTGTTTTCCTGAAAGGCGTTCGACGACAAGTTAAGAGACTTCAAAATGATCTGGTCCGGATGCGGTGTTTCCTGATAGATGCTGATCAGAGGAAAGATGAAGATGCGAGGATCCGCAATTGGGTTTCTGAAATCAGAGCTGCGGCCTACGATGCGGAGGATATCATTGAGATCTTTGCCAACAAAGTTGAGTTCTTCACAAAGGACAAGGGACTCGTCACCAAATTGACATATTATCCCTTGAAAATTATGAACCTCAACAAGGTAGGTAAAGAGATTGAATCCTTACGGATGAGGCTCAAGGAGATTGCTGAAAGCCGCCAAGAGTTTGGtataaaaaatcttggagaaggGATGACTACACATGGAGAAGAGCTTCAACGGATCCGGCGATCCTCTCGTCTCAGCGAGGACAAGGATATAGTGGGCTTCGAGGAGATAACAAAATCCCTGGTGGAAGAACTTTTGAAAGAGGACGAAAACCGCCGTGTGGTTTCAATCATTGGCATGGGAGGTGCTGGTAAAACTACTCTAGCCAAAAAAGTTTATAACCATGCTGGCGTCAGGGGAACATTCAACTGCCGTGCTTGGGTGTGCGTCTCTTCAAGCTACAATCACAAAGAGAGGCTGAGGACAATCATAAAGCAATTAAATCCGATAACTAATGAGCTACTTGACATGTTGGAAAAGATGGACGAGCAGGACTTGGAAGAAAGGCTGTATAAAGATCTACAAGATAAGTGTTATCTTGTGGTACTTGATGATGTATGGGAGGCAGAAGCGTGGGATTGTCTTGCTAGGGCCTTTCCTGATGTTTGCACATCAAGTAGAGTGCTACTTACAAGTCGCAATAGGGATGTTGCCCAACACGCTGATGCTTATAGACACCCGTATGAGTTGAAAACTTTGGGGCAGGAAGACAGCTGGCAGTTGTTTCTCAAAAAGGCCTTAGGCCATGGAGCTAATGCTGGGTGTCCTCCCGATTTGGAAGAAGTAGGCAGAGAGATTGTAAGGAGATGTGCTGGTCTGCCACTGGCCATCACAGTTATAGCTGGGCTACTGGGCAAGAAAAAGTTGAAGAGTGAATGGGACAAAATTCTCAACAATTTCGGCACAAACCTATCAAGGGGCCAGAGTGGGGTATCAGCAATTCTGGATTTAAGTTATGCAGACCTTCCTcccaatctgaaattttgcttTTTGTATTTGGGTTTGTTTCCCGAAGACTCCGTGATTTCTGTGCGCAAGTTGATCCATCTGTGGGTTGCAGAGGGAATAATGCAGAAAAGAGATGCAAAAAATTTGGAGGAAATTGCAGCATATGATGATGTGGAACGACTTTGCAGCAGAAATATGGTCCAAGTGGCGGAAATGACTGTTGATGAGAGGATTAAAAGCTGCAGAGTCCATGATTTACTGCGAGAGCTTGCAATCAGAAAGGCAGAGGATGAAAATTTCTTTCAGATCCATGACACCAAAGATAATGAAATATCAGCCAAATCCAGGTACCTTGCTGTTCATGTTCTCCCTCTGGATGAAAATTATCTTGGGTCTTCGACCCCTCCTCTCCGGTCTCTACTTTTTTTCAATATCCGCCGTTACGGGAAAGGCATTAGTTTTAGCTCCAAAAGTTTCAGAAAGCTTAGGATACTAGACTTTGAGAATATTGGGATGGGTTATAATTTGCCAAAAGGAATTGGTGAAGTCAGGCTTTTAAGGTACCTCAATTTAAGAGGCACATTCATTACAAGACTCCCTCATTCCGTCGGTTGCTTGCGATACCTACAAACTCTTGACATACGGACCAAATTACGGGGTGTGaaagtttcaaatttcatttggaagcttgaaagtttaCGTCATCTGTACGCTTATGATATTGAATGTGACGTGCCTCTTAAGATTGAAGGATTGAGGAATCTTCAGACTCTGTCAGGCATACGCTTTGATGACATTATGCACAACAATAACATGATAACGCTGACAAGTCTTCAGAAACTGGGGATTGTAGTGGATCGCAGGTCAGAGATAGACAAACTCTGCCTGCATTTATCTGAGGTTGGAAACCTAAAGACGCTACATCTTCGTTGTAATCCAGAAGGGCAGTGGCCATCTCTAGTTGGACTTTCTGAGCTCCATCGTGTAACAGAGCTTAAGCTACATGGGGTGGGTTTTACAATGCTGCCTCCTGATTTCCCTCCAAATCTCTCTCACTTGTCTTTGGAAGACATAATCATGGGTGACCAAATGTCACTACTAGAGAAATTGGGACAGCTGTCGTTCCTCAAAATTCGAGCTGCATTTGTGGGAGAAAAGCTAGTCATTTCTAGGCATGGGTTTCACCAATTGAAATTCCTTGAGCTCAACTCCCCACATGGTTTGGAGGAAATAAAGGTGGAGAAAGGCGCATTGCCACAGCTCCACTGCCTGAGAATCAGGAACTGCAGCGAATTACGGAAGTTGCCGGAAGCGCTGAAGCACATATCCACTCTCGATAAGCTTGAGCTTGTGGACATGCCAGAAGATTTCATCAGTAGGCTTGATGCGGACATGGTATCCAGTGTCCCTAACCTCAGAATATTTGACTTGCCGAAGGAAGGAAGGCGGTAG
- the LOC113768244 gene encoding protein KINESIN LIGHT CHAIN-RELATED 3-like: MPGVVMEVNHEEGPVSEVNENGNSTNGKENLVANKSLNEGLTTQNPQNGSTGNVVEGEVETSIEQLYENVCEMQSSDHSPSRVSFGSEGEESRIDSELRHLVGGEMREVEIMEEEEEVVRKPENDDSHSDIAIKKESSSINLENSQSGSTKTTSAQSKKATQSQLESDASAVSSPKGKSPHGKPPKDKRNEKNLKKGITGGIFSKKQSNSPSRGLKLQNGSEDSSESGLDNPDLGPFLLKQARDLISSGDNPQKALDLALRAAKSFERCADGKPSLDLVMSLHVTAAIYCNLGQYSDAIPVLEHSIEIPVIEEGQDHALAKFAGYMQLGDTYAMLGQLENSIMSYSTGLEVQRCILGDSDPRVGETCRYLAEAHVQALQFDEAEKLCQMALDLHRESGSPASLEEAADRRLMGLICESKGDHEAALEHLVLASMSLAANGQEAEVASVDCSIGDTYLSLNRYDEAIFAYQKALTALKSAKGENNPAVASVFVRLADLYNKTGKFKESKSYCENALRIFGKPPPGFAPEEIASGLTDISAIYESMNELEQALKLLQKALKMYDNAPGQQNTIAGIEAQMGVLYYMLGNYSDSYNSFKSAVLKLRACGDKKSAFFGIALNQMGLACVQRYAINEALDLFEESRSILEQEYGPYHPDTLGVYSNLAGTYDAVGRLEDAIKMLEFVVGMREEKLGTANPDVDDEKKRLAELLKEAGKVRNRKARSLESLLDSNNPTNNLNNDGIKV, translated from the exons ATGCCTGGAGTCGTTATGGAGGTAAATCATGAAGAAGGCCCAGTGAGTGAAGTGAATGAGAATGGAAATTCTACCAATGGTAAAGAGAATTTGGTTGCAAATAAGTCCCTAAATGAAGGTTTGACTACTCAAAATCCTCAGAATGGCAGCACAGGGAATGTGGTTGAGGGTGAGGTTGAGACCTCTATAGAGCAGCTTTATGAGAATGTGTGTGAGATGCAAAGTTCTGATCACTCGCCCTCTAGGGTGAGTTTTGGATCAGAAGGTGAGGAGTCTAGGATTGATTCTGAGTTGCGACATCTTGTTGGAGGAGAGATGAGAGAAGTGGAGATaatggaagaagaagaagaagtggtGAGGAAGCCAGAGAATGATGATTCTCATAGTGATATTgctattaaaaaagaaagttcCTCAATTAACTTGGAAAATTCCCAATCTGGAAGTACCAAGACTACTTCAGCTCAATCAAAGAAAGCAACTCAATCGCAGTTGGAGTCTGATGCATCAGCAGTCTCAAGTCCCAAGGGTAAAAGTCCTCATGGGAAGCCTCCCAAAGATAAAAGGAATGAAAAAAATCTAAAGAAAGGAATCACGGGAGGAATCTTCTCAAAGAAACAGAGCAATTCCCCTTCAAGGGGATTGAAACTACAGAATGGCAGTGAGGATTCATCAGAATCAGGCTTGGACAATCCTGATCTTGGGCCGTTTCTACTTAAGCAAGCTAGGGATTTGATTTCTTCTGGAGATAATCCCCAGAAGGCTCTTGATTTAGCCCTTCGAGCAGCAAAGTCATTTGAAAGATGTGCCGATGGCAAGCCCAGTTTGGATCTGGTGATGAGTTTGCATGTGACTGCTGCAATATACTGTAACTTAGGCCAGTATAGTGATGCCATCCCAGTTCTGGAGCACTCAATTGAAATTCCGGTGATTGAGGAAGGCCAAGATCATGCCCTGGCTAAATTTGCTGGTTATATGCAATTGGGAGATACTTATGCAATGCTGGGCCAGCTAGAGAACTCCATTATGTCCTATTCAACAGGTTTAGAAGTCCAAAGGTGCATATTGGGAGACTCTGACCCTAGAGTTGGTGAGACCTGCAGATATTTGGCTGAAGCTCATGTCCAGGCGCTGCAATTTGATGAAGCTGAGAAGCTCTGTCAGATGGCTCTAGATCTCCATAGAGAGAGTGGTTCTCCTGCTTCTCTTGAGGAGGCAGCAGACAGAAGGCTCATGGGACTGATTTGTGAATCCAAAGGAGATCATGAAGCTGCTCTTGAGCATCTTGTTTTGGCCAGCATGTCCTTGGCAGCCAATGGGCAGGAAGCAGAGGTGGCATCTGTTGATTGCAGCATTGGGGACACATATTTATCTCTAAATCGATATGATGAAGCTATTTTTGCTTATCAGAAAGCCCTTACAGCTCTTAAGTCTGCTAAGGGGGAAAATAATCCTGCTGTTGCTTCAGTTTTTGTTCGTCTGGCTGACTTGTATAACAAGACAGGAAAATTTAAGGAATCAAAATCCTATTGTGAAAATGCCCTTAGAATTTTTGGGAAGCCCCCACCTGGTTTTGCTCCAGAGGAGATTGCTAGTGGTCTGACTGACATATCTGCCATCTATGAATCAATGAATGAGCTTGAGCAGGCACTTAAGTTGCTGCAGAAGGCACTGAAGATGTATGATAATGCCCCTGGTCAGCAAAATACAATAGCAGGAATTGAGGCTCAGATGGGAGTTTTGTACTACATGTTGGGAAACTACTCAGATTCATACAACTCGTTCAAAAGTGCAGTGCTGAAACTCCGCGCCTGTGGAGATAAGAAATCAGCCTTCTTTGGTATTGCTCTTAATCAAATGGGGCTTGCTTGTGTACAGCGATATGCAATAAATGAAGCTTTGGATCTGTTTGAAGAATCAAGAAGCATTTTGGAACAAGAATATGGACCATATCACCCCGATACGCTTGGTGTTTATAGCAATCTTGCTGGCACTTACGATGCAGTGGGCAG GTTGGAAGATGCAATTAAAATGCTGGAGTTTGTTGTTGGAATGAGAGAGGAAAAGCTTGGGACAGCAAATCCTGATGTGGATGATGAGAAGAAGAGGCTGGCTGAGCTACTAAAAGAGGCTGGTAAGGTTCGGAACAGAAAAGCCAGGTCACTTGAGAGCCTGCTTGATTCCAACAATCCTACAAACAATCTAAACAATGATGGCATCAAGGTCTGA